One window from the genome of Marinobacter sp. LV10R510-11A encodes:
- a CDS encoding IS30 family transposase, whose amino-acid sequence MQGVPGDRHSYCDRPKAVDERLHIGHWEGDTILHGHKNSGAVTLVERRTGYLLADCVPKLKAGLVIDVIIRELRPIRGAVQTLTLDNGSEFADHQTFSNTLSLTSDFCDPYRSSQRGSNENTNGLLRQYFPKGTDFARVSRKAIRQAVNRLNNRPRKRLGYRTPAEVFWGEYSGALNTSGAALIT is encoded by the coding sequence GTGCAGGGGGTGCCGGGTGACCGGCATTCCTACTGCGACCGTCCCAAAGCCGTTGACGAACGGCTGCATATAGGCCATTGGGAGGGCGATACGATCCTTCATGGACATAAAAATTCTGGCGCAGTCACCTTGGTTGAAAGGCGCACGGGCTATCTTCTTGCAGACTGTGTACCGAAGCTTAAAGCCGGCTTAGTCATAGATGTCATCATCCGTGAATTAAGGCCTATCAGAGGCGCGGTACAGACGCTGACTTTGGACAACGGTTCTGAGTTTGCAGACCATCAGACGTTCAGCAACACGCTGTCGCTGACCTCGGATTTCTGTGACCCTTACCGGTCCAGCCAGCGGGGCTCCAACGAGAATACAAACGGCCTATTGAGGCAGTACTTCCCAAAAGGAACCGACTTCGCCAGGGTGTCCAGAAAGGCAATCAGGCAAGCCGTGAACAGACTGAATAACCGGCCAAGAAAGCGGTTGGGCTATCGCACACCGGCAGAGGTTTTCTGGGGCGAATACTCAGGAGCTTTAAATACGAGCGGTGCTGCACTTATTACTTGA
- a CDS encoding reverse transcriptase domain-containing protein, with amino-acid sequence MEDKLVQQATVALMQHIYEEDFLDFSYGFRPGRGQHDALDALYVGITRRKVNWVLDLDIRKFFDRVEHDWLITFIQHRIKDKRLIRLLTQWMKVGHYDEDGRHVRSARGVSQGAVISPLLANICEPHATNAA; translated from the coding sequence ATGGAAGATAAGTTGGTCCAGCAGGCAACCGTTGCGCTTATGCAGCACATTTACGAGGAAGATTTCCTTGACTTCTCCTACGGGTTTAGGCCGGGCAGGGGGCAGCACGATGCGCTGGATGCGCTCTACGTGGGGATCACGAGACGAAAAGTGAACTGGGTGCTGGATCTGGATATCCGGAAGTTCTTCGACCGGGTCGAACATGATTGGCTGATCACGTTTATCCAGCACCGGATCAAGGACAAGCGTCTGATTCGCCTACTGACACAATGGATGAAGGTAGGCCATTACGACGAGGACGGCAGGCACGTGCGCTCAGCTCGCGGAGTGTCTCAGGGCGCAGTGATTTCGCCGTTGCTGGCAAACATCTGTGAGCCGCACGCGACGAACGCTGCATAG
- a CDS encoding TetR/AcrR family transcriptional regulator: protein MTDTSARKNTHNLSRTATRAPANLTQRGTERRSALLSATLQIIVRDGPGAVTFRTVVAEANASHGSVTYYFGTREELIKEAMVLVANRNIEVLSTVLSDFETMQTNPEALATVIARHSNQQMIEDRSMGITIIELHLAAARSPELRPILREWGRAYTRIIRKVLTNLGSDDPDEDAALMINTISGHVVSQLALQRKDFEVSILRPALVRLLAVIASK, encoded by the coding sequence ATGACCGACACTTCCGCACGCAAAAACACGCATAACTTATCTCGAACCGCAACTCGAGCGCCAGCCAATCTGACTCAGCGTGGCACAGAGCGGCGTAGTGCCCTGCTTTCCGCAACGCTGCAGATTATCGTGCGTGATGGCCCGGGCGCTGTAACGTTTCGTACGGTGGTAGCAGAGGCCAACGCAAGTCATGGTTCGGTAACCTATTATTTTGGTACACGTGAAGAGCTTATCAAGGAAGCGATGGTACTGGTCGCCAATCGCAACATAGAAGTACTGTCGACTGTTTTGAGTGATTTCGAGACCATGCAGACCAATCCGGAGGCCTTGGCGACGGTGATCGCACGCCATTCTAATCAGCAAATGATTGAAGACCGCAGCATGGGGATCACAATCATCGAACTGCACTTGGCTGCAGCCCGATCGCCCGAACTTCGGCCTATTCTGCGTGAGTGGGGACGAGCTTACACCCGGATCATTCGCAAGGTTTTGACCAACCTCGGCTCTGACGATCCAGACGAGGATGCAGCACTAATGATCAATACCATCAGCGGACACGTTGTTAGCCAGCTAGCATTGCAGCGCAAAGATTTCGAAGTGTCGATTCTCCGTCCCGCACTAGTTCGACTGCTTGCAGTGATTGCCTCTAAATAA
- a CDS encoding MaoC family dehydratase: MNTVQQVETKAVPYLDDLKAGDVLEPLVYEITQDLIHRYGLASLDLNPVHMNPDWCERAQVFGTPKTVQHGMMSMSFMASVVLRSFGPLADIITVDSKFTKPGPVGNIITCKGKVRDIHVLNNGNDFAIINIEATDQDGDIVGISEVHVRLPRLPGAGAV; this comes from the coding sequence ATGAATACAGTACAACAAGTTGAAACCAAAGCTGTCCCATATCTCGACGACCTCAAGGCCGGCGATGTACTGGAGCCGCTCGTTTACGAGATCACTCAAGATTTGATTCACCGTTACGGCCTCGCGAGTCTCGACCTTAATCCAGTGCATATGAATCCGGACTGGTGTGAGCGCGCCCAAGTATTTGGCACCCCTAAGACGGTTCAGCATGGCATGATGAGCATGTCATTCATGGCTTCTGTGGTGTTGAGGTCATTCGGGCCATTGGCTGACATCATCACGGTGGACAGCAAATTCACCAAGCCGGGACCTGTCGGTAATATCATTACCTGTAAGGGTAAGGTGCGCGATATCCATGTTCTGAACAACGGCAACGACTTTGCGATCATCAATATTGAGGCGACCGATCAGGATGGGGACATAGTAGGTATAAGCGAAGTACATGTGCGCCTTCCAAGGCTCCCAGGCGCTGGCGCAGTCTGA
- a CDS encoding MaoC family dehydratase: protein MSKNTEVFEHLVETERQRGFTRDFLATWEDCEFWDTVEVGQMKRNARTFIVEEEDVVAYNRALGETHPLFVDPDYARAHAPHGTVIVHPVFITTIAFWFAQPDSSGSWIRTPGARNPFQHIEFFDKLNVGDRLTQMQETSDRYWRRDKAYITTHSVLTDQNGRKKVEFWGTLILPPTADDVRRFATA, encoded by the coding sequence ATGAGCAAGAACACCGAAGTATTCGAACATCTTGTTGAAACGGAGAGACAGCGCGGCTTTACCCGTGATTTCCTTGCAACATGGGAGGACTGCGAATTTTGGGATACGGTCGAAGTCGGTCAAATGAAACGCAATGCGAGAACCTTTATCGTCGAGGAAGAAGACGTCGTCGCCTATAACAGAGCGCTCGGCGAGACTCACCCGCTCTTCGTCGATCCCGATTATGCCCGCGCTCATGCTCCTCACGGAACGGTTATCGTGCATCCGGTATTCATAACCACCATTGCGTTCTGGTTCGCGCAACCGGACTCGTCAGGCTCTTGGATCCGAACTCCCGGCGCGCGCAACCCATTTCAGCACATCGAGTTCTTTGACAAGCTTAATGTGGGTGACCGATTAACCCAGATGCAGGAAACAAGTGACCGCTACTGGCGCCGTGATAAGGCCTACATCACCACGCATTCAGTGTTGACCGACCAGAATGGGCGCAAGAAAGTCGAGTTCTGGGGCACGCTCATCCTGCCGCCCACCGCCGACGACGTTCGTCGTTTTGCCACAGCTTGA